GATGTACGTGTATTGAGAGAATGTGAAATGCCAAAGACCGGGGCAACTGCTGGGAAGGCGGCAGCGCCGTCTAAAGCGGGCCCGGGGTCCTTGGCCACCGCCGCTGTCGCCTTCTCTTCTTCCCCAAGAAGCAGCGCGACGGAGGCTTCTCCGTGCTGGCGGGAGCCCGGgggagaggagtctgggggaAGCCCCAGCGCCAGCCGAAGGGACCGGGCCTAGGATCCAGAACTGCCGCTGCAGCTACCCGACTACAGCGACGCTTTACGTCCCgtccaccaccctccccatacacaccccctccctccctccaccgcCACCACCCCCCCTTCCCCGCCCGCTCCGCTCTCCCTCTCTCGATTGGAGCCGAGACAAAAGCAACGGGAAGCGGCGGGCCGGGACGCTGCCCGCGGACCCCGGGCGCGACCGGCCCGGCCCCGAGGCATTCCCCAGCCTTGCGAGGGCCCCGAATCCGCCGCTCCCGCCGCGCGCCCCGCTGCCAGACTTCCGAAATTTTGCCAAAAACTCACCGCATGAATTTTCTTGTCCCGCGGATCCAAGATGGCGACGTATCCACCGCGGAGGCTGCTGGGAGCAAGACCTTTACCCTCTGACCTCCGCCGTGACCCCCGCCGTTCCGACTTCCCtccaggcggcggcggcggaagAGGGGAGCGGCGATTGCGGACCGGACAGAGTTGGCGGGTGGGTAGTCTGCTTCTCACGCGTTGGAGAGGGGACTCGGAGGGGCCCTTCACCCCCTCGCTTTCCTCCTCGCGGCCCCCACCTTCTCTCTCACCGACTCACCGGGAGGCTCGTAGCTACTCTGCAGCCGTTACAGCGAGTAGGAGCTCTGCTGCCACAGGCTCCCCTGGGTTGCTTCGCGCGGGCCACGGGCCCTAGGTCCGGGGAGGATCGCGGGGTCCAGGGGCGGGGAATGGTGAGGTGGCGTCGGTCCGCCCTTCCCGGGGACTCGGAacgtgtttgtgtttgtgttcaGCCCTTCGttcgcccctcccccacccccgtcGTCTGCCTCGTACCGGccttccctccctctgctccctgAAACGCATCTGATCGCTGTCCAGTTTTCTTCCTTCAGACCCCAAAACCTCCGGTGCTTGTGCACGCACTTCCAGGGACCAGCAGCACGTCACCATCGCTTTTTGAGAAGTGAGTGATCGTCAGCCGAAACCGTTGGTATTTTAACTCATCACGcttcctatttttgttttttttagcttGTTGGGAGGGAGCAtattgggggagggggcaggtttTTGAAACTCTGTTGGGTGAGCTTTCCTGAATCAGATTTATAGCATTTTCTCACTCTCACTCCCCAATGCCCACGTAAGCTGGAGTGACTGCCTGGGCTATCAGCAAGACCATCTGAAATTACGGTGGCTTTTTTGGAAACTTGAGCAGAGTCTCTGCCTCCCAGAAAAATAATTGTTACTCAAagtaaaattagttttattttctttgaaataataaCTCTCTCTCTATTCGTTTGTATATTGCTCAACTTTTCCCTTTTGCCTGATATTTTTGAACCTGAAAAAGAGCATTTGCATGTGTATTAGTAATCGTATGGTTGCATAAAGTGAAAATTGTTACTTCCTTTCTAGTTGAGTAATAGAATTTACTAATGTAAAGTACACTTCATTTGGGGTAAATAAAGTTTCTACTTCCcttgtttcttttataaaatcaTCCTTCCAAAAACTGGCTgtaatccaatttaaaatttataactgAAGGGAAAGGGACATCTGTCAgtcaaaaatagaaggaaaattaaGAGTACTGTGAAATTATAGATGACTTCTGTGTTCATAAGATACCAAGTATTTCGATGAATTAGTAGATGCTGTGTGAATTTATTTAAACTCTTAGATGATGCTGATGTAGCCAGTAGAAAATGTTTTGCCTGGTTGTTAGTTTTATTAAACATTCTGCTTCATTGTGTTCTTTTTTACTTTAGGAAAATTCAAGAAGGAGCAAATCTTCTTATGTCCTTCCCTCCctttttcctccctttcccccaacagttccttcctgcctcttcatcTTTCTCTTCAACTGTGTAAGATGGTGTGTTAAAAGATTAAATACCTTTAAGTATATGTGATACACATTAATACGTATATCTGTGTATTACTGAGCTTTTTAATTTAgctattaataaattgaaagtcTAACTGATATTTGGAATTGtaagataaaatgagaaaagttGTAGGATATGTGTATGGTAACATCAAGTATCAGTTTGATTTATATACcaaatgttgtttagttgctaagtcgtatctgattcttttgtgatcccagggactgtagcctgtcaggcttctctgtccatgggatttcccaggcaggaatactggggtgggttcccatttccttctccaggggatcttcctgactcagggatcgaatccacatctcctaaatgggcaggctgattctttaccactgagccaccagggaagcccagtaaagagcatgtgtgtgcacatacacacatgcataggACTTTGTTAAAGCCAAAAAATGACGCTTATTTGTATCATCTCATGTTTACTCAAAGCACAAGTTTTAAATTGTATAAACTTTGGGTGAAATTGAAGAAATCACTTACAAAAGGAGACAGGTCTAATTTGAGGGTTTTATTACCTTGGATATTTTACTGGGAAAGATAGAACAGCAGACATTTCCATCTTAAATGTGTATGGTAGCAGTGTTAGGGGAGAATACCTTGATACTATTGTTTGCTTGAGAACATATTTGTTGATGATAAATCTGCTTTAATCCTTGCTGAAGAACAAGTTTAAAATTGTTCTATTAGTGCTGTCCAATCGTTTATATTGGTAAAGATGTAAAATTTATGTAATACCTACCTTAGGGGTCAGTTCTAGATATTAAACAAGCCAACATTTGCCAAGGGCTTGTATTTATGGCTTTCTAATAAGCACTCTAAGTGGTACATTTTTAACATTGTCCTCTTGCTTCCAAAAGTTTGTCTTTATTGCTAACGTTGATAAATTCTGCCCATTTGATAGGTTGTgaggtggtgtttttttttaagctattcaCTCTGATAGACTGTCTTACTTGAAAACTAGCCCATACtgagtgtgtgttttgtgtgtttttgaaaTGTAAGGTGCATCTTATAGAAAAATTGCCAATTTGGATTGAGAAGAAAATTCCTTAGGGAagaatgcatgtatgcatgctaagttgcttcagtcgtgtccaactctttgatcccatagactgtagcctgtgagtcgtctttgtccattggattctccaggcaagaatactggaggggctgccatgccctcctctaggagatcttccgacccaggaactgaatctaTGATACCCAGGAACTAAATCTATGTCACCCAAGAACTGAATCCATGTATCCTGtcttgcctcctgcattggcaagtaggttTTTTAACCCCTcgtgccatctgggaaacccaagGGAAGAATGACTTTATACATGACCATTAATAGTtgtccctcatagctcagttggtaaagaatctgcctgcaatgtaggagaccctggtttgattcctggattgggaagatccgctggagaaggaataggctacccactccagtattcttgggcttaccttgtggctcagctgataaagaatatgcctgcaatgtgggagacctgggttcaatccctgggtttgggagatcccctggagaagggaaaggctacccacttcagtcttctggcctggagaattccatggattgtatagtccatggggtcgcaaagagtcggacacaactgagcaactttttcactttcacattaatagttttagaaaagggagaccTCCCATTGTTTAAAAGGTATAGACATTACTGAAAGTCTTACcatggcaaaaaaataaagaaaaaagacgtGTATCTCAAAATTAACATGTGCTGAAACAAAACATTTGAATCCAAACTTTTCCTGTAGTCTTAACCGATTTCCACAAACAATACTCCCAACAGTTCAGTCACTTGCTCAGGCGAAATAGTAGGAATCTTTGATTCCTCTCACTCTATTTATCAGTCAGTATCATCAGCTCTTCCTTGTATTTATTGGGCCTTCAACCACATCACATCTGATGCTACCACCCTGTCCAAGCCACCATCATCACTTAGACAGCAAAATCCAACTATTTCTGATTCCATTTTTCCTTGTACTTTTAAACCATTCTCTAGAAACCAGCCAGAGTGaccattttaaaaaacttgattTGATTATGTTACTCACTTGTTTAAAAGCCTCCAGTGATTTCCCTGAAATAGAATAAAGTCCAATTTCCTTACCATGGCCTTTAAAATTACATAATCTGACTAATTCTCCAAACTCATCTTATCCTCACCCTTCTCATTGCCTCCTTTCTGTTTCTGTCCCCTACCAAGCTTTTTCCAGTCTGTAGCAGACAAAGACTGTTGGCccctaaaatttctttttttttttttctatagtaaTAGACATGGACGTATGGGCGTCCAGAATAAAGACTATTTTCTAGCCTCGTGTAGCTGTGTGGTAGTTCTGGCCAATAGAGTATAAGCAGGTGTACGTGACTCCCTTCCAAAACCGTTCTTAAAAGATAGCTGCTGCACACCTTCagtgctttcctttctttttacatCTTGCATCCTGGAATATAGATGTGACAGCCATTTGACATACGCAAGCTCCCTTTTCCTGGAGGGGTGGCAGGACCTCAGCTGGGTGAAAATGTGGGTCCTTGAGATCTTTGTAGAGTAGTGTATCAGTCCTCCTTATGTACAGGTACTGATGTGAGGAAAATGTAAACTTTTATCTTGCTAGAGccactatttcagttcagtcactcagtcgtgtccaactctttgcgaccccatggactgtagcactccaggcttccctgtccatcaccaattctccaagcttgctcaaactcatatccatcgagtcagtgaggccgtCCAACAATCTCATTTTCTGTGGTCCCTTTCTGTctccaatatttcccagcatcagggtcttttctaaagagttagttcttcacatcaggtggccaaagtattggaatttcagcttcagcatcagtccttccaatgaatattcaggactcatttcctttaggatgcactggttggatctccttgcagtccaagggactctcaagagtcttctccaacaccgcagttcagaaGCCACTGTTTAGGGCATCTTATTCTCAGTTGAACTGATACTCTATCTCAAAACCTGTGCACTTCCAATTTTTTTCTGCCTGAGGTGtgttttctctatgtctgtatggCTAACTCATCAGCTTTTAATTCAGGTTTCATTTCTGACCAGCATTCCCTGGCCTCGTATCTAAAGTagctccttttcccatttttctcaCACATTGCCCTCTGTTTTCATAACAGCATTTGTAATTGTATCATTATCTTCTTTATTACTGCTTATCTGTTTCCTTTCACCCTGTTAAAAATGTAAGTTCTGTGGGAGCAGAAGCTATTTCTGTATTGTTCACTGCTTTATTCTCTAAACAGTATGCATTACATAAgtactgttgaatgaatgaaacagtGAATAAAagtcattgaatgaatgaaataggtCCCTATCCAAGATtaggtagatttttaaaaaatagatgtcaTAAATTTTCCTTCACAGGTAATGTATAAAATCCAAGATAGGAAGCAGCTAGGAGAAATAGTCTAAATTAATGGTATAGGCCCTTAATAATAAAGATATATGCCTTTTTTCTGGTATACATAATAAggttgggcatccctggtggctcagatggtaaatagtgtgcctgcaatgcgggagacctgagttcaatccctgggtcgggaagatcccctggataaggaaatggcaacccactccagcattcttgcctggaaaatcctatggacagaggaacctggcaggctctatagtccatggggttgcaaagagtcggacacaactgagtgactaacactaataaGGTTATTACAGAAAAAGCTTAGGTGGTGAACCAAACTGGCAAATCAAAAAGCACTGCAAAATAATAATCTGGGGCAGAAGCTCCCACTACATAGTGGTCTGATTTACTCTGTAACTTACTGGACCTTAGATTCTTCatctaaaatatatgaaagaatctTAAGCTTTGAATCGTAATATTATAAAAGTTTAACTGTAAGTCCAACTTAAGAGTGACCTGACATGTTAAACATTAATTTGGTCTTCAGGTATTATTTTAACAGGTGATTGTGTCTTGATAATACTGGCAAGGGATCAGAGAAACAGGACTTGTTACACTGCTGAGAGTGTAAATTGGCATATCTCTAGTGTGCAGTTTGGTAATATGTATCAAAAGCCTTGAAGGTCTAGTATGCAGTTTGGCAGTATGTATCAAAAGCCTTGAAAGTATTCATTTGATCCTGCAGTTCCTCTTCTAGAAATGTATCATAGAAAATAAGGATATGTGTAATAATTGGATTGCAAGAATATTCATTATTGCAGTTTATTAGGATATTAGTTGAATTAAGCtcagaaataaagtaaaacaacagaatgggaaagactagagatctcttcaagaaaattagagagataccaagggaacatttcatgcaa
This window of the Bos taurus isolate L1 Dominette 01449 registration number 42190680 breed Hereford chromosome 5, ARS-UCD2.0, whole genome shotgun sequence genome carries:
- the LOC107131684 gene encoding atherin, coding for MQIDNYSIDECKERATQDSKRWRGPGGSRNPGLATSQTEAFRVPPPPQDSPDSVTTTLRKLHPLGAEAEEASQLHSSFHHTQPSVPQGLAAPETQNVKCQRPGQLLGRRQRRLKRARGPWPPPLSPSLLPQEAARRRLLRAGGSPGERSLGEAPAPAEGTGPRIQNCRCSYPTTATLYVPSTTLPIHTPSLPPPPPPPLPRPLRSPSLDWSRDKSNGKRRAGTLPADPGRDRPGPEAFPSLARAPNPPLPPRAPLPDFRNFAKNSPHEFSCPADPRWRRIHRGGCWEQDLYPLTSAVTPAVPTSLQAAAAEEGSGDCGPDRVGGPQNLRCLCTHFQGPAARHHRFLRKYIMRNAGLEETQAGIKIAGRNINNLRYGDDTTLMAESEEELKSLLMKVKVESEKVGLKLNIQKTKIMASGCITSWEIDGETVGTVSDFIFGAPKSLQMVTAAIKLKDAYSLEGKL